From one Azospirillum ramasamyi genomic stretch:
- the rsmD gene encoding 16S rRNA (guanine(966)-N(2))-methyltransferase RsmD, translating to MRIVGGKHRGRSLAAPGGRDTRPTTDRTRQAIFNILAHADWAPEFEGAAVVDAFCGTGALGLEALSRGAAWCGFLDMGRPALDAVRANVEALGESGNALILRADATKPPPAPRACGLAFLDPPYGQDLAPRALDGLLKAGWLADGALAVVEVAERDPLPLPDGFTAVDERRYGDTRVAFLTVRRPA from the coding sequence GTGCGGATCGTCGGCGGTAAGCACCGCGGCCGCAGTCTGGCGGCGCCGGGCGGGCGCGACACCCGCCCGACCACCGACCGCACGAGGCAAGCCATCTTCAACATCCTGGCCCATGCCGACTGGGCGCCCGAATTCGAGGGCGCCGCGGTCGTCGACGCCTTTTGCGGCACCGGCGCGCTGGGGCTGGAAGCCCTGTCGCGCGGGGCCGCCTGGTGCGGCTTCCTCGACATGGGCCGGCCGGCGCTGGACGCCGTGCGCGCCAATGTCGAGGCGCTGGGCGAATCCGGCAACGCGCTGATCCTGCGCGCCGATGCGACCAAACCGCCGCCGGCTCCGCGCGCCTGCGGCCTCGCCTTCCTCGATCCTCCCTATGGCCAGGATCTGGCGCCGCGTGCGCTGGACGGGCTGCTGAAGGCCGGCTGGCTGGCCGACGGCGCGCTCGCCGTCGTCGAGGTCGCCGAGCGCGACCCGCTGCCTCTGCCCGACGGCTTCACCGCCGTCGATGAACGCCGCTATGGCGATACCCGCGTCGCTTTCCTGACGGTCCGCCGCCCGGCCTGA
- the oxlT gene encoding oxalate/formate MFS antiporter, with protein MAHTNSQPGAAQAPVSDAVRWTQIVVGIVCMVAAANIQYAWTLFVPEIQATHGWTRASIQTAFTIFVVVQTWLTPIEGYFIDKYGPRVIVAAGGFFTGLSWIIDSYAGSLGMLYVGSAIGGIGVGCVYATCVNNALKWFPEKRGLAVGLTAGGYGAGSALTILPISAMIASSGYQATFFWFGLLQGAMIIAASLFLRMPQKEQVKHSTKVAQSRRDYTLGEALRTPVFWVMWAMFIGTVTGGLMAVAQLGVIAHDLGVKETPVSILGITMAALPFALMLDRVMNGISRPLFGFISDHIGREATMFVAFTLEGLGIIMLGKFGHDPMMFLILSGMVFLAWGEVYSLFSATSADTFGTKHAGKIYGVLYCAKGVAALLVPLGNLLMEATGTWTTVLYVTATMDLTAAACALLVLKPMLARHHARNEELARREEQDAAARAVPVGAAAGTANG; from the coding sequence ATGGCTCATACGAATTCACAACCGGGCGCGGCTCAGGCGCCGGTTTCAGACGCGGTCCGCTGGACGCAGATCGTCGTCGGCATCGTCTGCATGGTGGCTGCGGCCAACATCCAGTACGCCTGGACACTGTTCGTCCCGGAAATCCAGGCAACCCACGGCTGGACGCGCGCTTCGATCCAGACCGCCTTCACCATCTTCGTCGTCGTGCAAACCTGGTTGACGCCGATCGAGGGTTATTTCATCGACAAGTACGGCCCCCGTGTGATCGTCGCCGCCGGCGGCTTCTTCACCGGTCTGTCCTGGATCATCGACAGCTATGCGGGCTCGCTCGGCATGCTGTATGTCGGCTCGGCCATCGGCGGTATCGGCGTCGGCTGCGTGTATGCCACCTGCGTCAACAACGCGCTGAAGTGGTTCCCCGAGAAGCGCGGTCTGGCGGTCGGCCTGACGGCGGGCGGCTACGGCGCCGGCTCTGCCCTCACCATCCTGCCGATCTCCGCGATGATCGCCAGCAGCGGCTATCAGGCGACCTTCTTCTGGTTCGGCCTGCTGCAGGGCGCCATGATCATCGCCGCCTCGCTGTTCCTGCGCATGCCGCAGAAGGAGCAGGTCAAGCACTCCACCAAGGTCGCCCAGAGCCGCCGCGACTACACGCTGGGCGAAGCCCTCCGCACCCCGGTGTTCTGGGTCATGTGGGCGATGTTCATCGGCACCGTCACCGGCGGCCTGATGGCTGTGGCCCAGCTGGGCGTCATCGCCCACGATCTGGGTGTGAAGGAGACACCGGTCAGCATCCTCGGCATCACGATGGCGGCTCTGCCCTTCGCCCTGATGCTCGACCGCGTGATGAACGGTATCTCCCGTCCGCTGTTCGGCTTCATCTCCGACCACATCGGCCGTGAAGCGACCATGTTCGTCGCCTTCACCCTGGAAGGCCTGGGCATCATCATGTTGGGCAAGTTCGGCCACGACCCGATGATGTTCCTGATCCTCAGCGGCATGGTCTTCCTGGCCTGGGGTGAAGTGTACAGCCTCTTCAGCGCCACCTCGGCCGACACCTTCGGCACCAAGCATGCCGGCAAGATCTACGGCGTCCTCTACTGCGCCAAGGGTGTCGCCGCCCTGCTGGTCCCGCTGGGCAACCTGCTGATGGAAGCCACCGGCACCTGGACCACCGTGCTGTACGTCACGGCCACCATGGACCTCACCGCCGCGGCCTGTGCGCTGCTGGTTCTCAAGCCGATGTTGGCCCGCCACCATGCCCGTAACGAAGAACTGGCACGCCGTGAGGAGCAGGATGCTGCCGCCCGTGCGGTTCCGGTCGGGGCAGCAGCGGGTACCGCCAACGGCTGA
- a CDS encoding alpha-amylase family protein has protein sequence MIGDLWYKNAVIYNLSLATFMDANGDGIGDFQGLLRRLDYLHGLGVTCLWLGPFQTSPMKDDGYDVADYYTVDPRYGTLGDFVEFTHACEQRGIRVIIDLVINHTSDQHPWFKSARSDPNSKYRDWYVWSDRKPDNADTGMVFPGVQKSTWTYDREAKAWYFHRFYKFQPDLNTAHPEVHAELLKIMGFWIQLGVAGFRMDAVPFVIAEKGAEVTKPREQFGMLRSFREYVQWRRGDAVLLAEANILPEDDLHYFGSDGDRCHMMFNFQVNQNLFYALATADTGPLAKALKVTKPRPATAQWGCFLRNHDELDLGRLSEEQRQAVFAAFGPDKNMQLYERGIRRRLAPMLHDDRRWIELAYSLMFTLPGTPVIRYGDEIGMGDDLSLPERNCARTPMQWSDEPHGGFTKSDKPEIPVISGGVFGYERVNAAVQRRDPESMLNWTERIIRMRKECPEIGWGDFRILTTGRPEVLALRYDWRNNGLVVLHNLSDKPCEIVLDVEGHGETCRLVNLLSDDHSEPDDEGRHHLVMEAYGYRWFRVGGLDYLLRRTEAEEKPKK, from the coding sequence ATGATCGGGGACCTCTGGTACAAGAATGCGGTGATCTACAATCTGTCGCTGGCCACCTTCATGGACGCCAACGGCGACGGCATCGGCGATTTCCAGGGGCTGCTGCGCCGGCTGGACTATCTGCACGGGCTGGGGGTGACCTGCCTGTGGCTGGGACCGTTCCAGACCTCGCCGATGAAGGACGACGGCTATGACGTCGCCGACTATTACACGGTCGATCCGCGCTACGGCACGCTGGGCGACTTCGTGGAGTTCACCCATGCCTGCGAACAGCGCGGCATCCGGGTGATCATCGATCTGGTGATCAACCACACCTCCGACCAGCATCCCTGGTTCAAGTCGGCGCGCAGCGATCCTAACAGCAAGTATCGCGACTGGTATGTCTGGTCGGACAGGAAGCCGGACAATGCCGACACCGGCATGGTCTTTCCCGGCGTGCAGAAATCCACCTGGACCTATGACCGCGAGGCGAAGGCCTGGTACTTCCACCGCTTCTACAAGTTCCAGCCCGACCTGAACACCGCCCACCCGGAGGTCCATGCCGAACTGCTGAAGATCATGGGCTTTTGGATCCAGCTGGGCGTCGCCGGGTTCCGCATGGACGCCGTTCCCTTCGTCATCGCGGAGAAGGGGGCGGAGGTGACCAAGCCGCGGGAGCAGTTCGGCATGCTGCGCAGCTTCCGCGAATACGTGCAGTGGCGCCGCGGCGACGCCGTGTTGCTGGCGGAGGCCAACATCCTGCCGGAGGACGACCTGCACTATTTCGGGTCCGACGGCGACCGCTGCCACATGATGTTCAATTTCCAGGTCAACCAGAACCTGTTCTATGCGCTGGCCACCGCCGACACCGGGCCGCTGGCGAAGGCGCTGAAGGTGACGAAGCCGCGCCCGGCCACCGCCCAATGGGGCTGTTTCCTGCGCAACCACGACGAGCTGGATCTCGGCCGCCTGAGCGAGGAGCAGCGTCAGGCCGTCTTCGCCGCCTTCGGCCCGGACAAGAACATGCAGCTCTACGAGCGAGGCATCCGGCGGCGGCTGGCGCCGATGCTGCACGACGACCGGCGGTGGATCGAGCTGGCCTACAGCCTGATGTTCACCCTGCCGGGGACGCCGGTCATCCGCTATGGCGACGAGATCGGCATGGGCGACGACCTGTCGCTGCCGGAGCGCAACTGCGCCCGCACGCCGATGCAATGGTCGGACGAACCGCATGGCGGCTTCACCAAGTCGGACAAGCCGGAAATCCCGGTGATCAGCGGCGGCGTCTTCGGATATGAGCGGGTGAATGCCGCGGTGCAGCGCCGCGACCCCGAATCGATGCTGAACTGGACCGAACGCATCATCCGCATGCGCAAGGAATGCCCCGAGATCGGATGGGGCGACTTCCGGATCCTGACGACCGGCCGGCCGGAGGTTCTGGCGCTGCGCTATGACTGGCGCAACAACGGGCTGGTCGTCCTGCACAACCTGTCGGACAAGCCCTGCGAGATCGTGCTGGACGTGGAGGGCCACGGCGAGACCTGCCGTCTGGTCAACCTGCTGTCGGACGACCACAGCGAGCCCGACGACGAGGGCCGCCACCATCTGGTGATGGAGGCCTACGGCTATCGCTGGTTCCGGGTCGGCGGGCTGGATTACCTGCTGCGCCGGACGGAGGCGGAGGAGAAGCCCAAAAAGTGA